One Streptomyces sp. P9-A2 DNA window includes the following coding sequences:
- a CDS encoding YccF domain-containing protein, with protein MKTILNVIWLVLSGFWLFLGYLLAGVLLCITVIGIPFGIAAFRIGVYALWPFGYTAVERRDAGAASCIGNVLWLVLAGWWLAIGHIVTGLALCVTIIGIPLGIANFKLIPVSLLPMGREIVRTDQPFASR; from the coding sequence GTGAAGACCATCCTGAACGTCATATGGCTCGTTCTGAGCGGCTTCTGGCTGTTCCTCGGCTACCTGCTCGCCGGCGTCCTGTTGTGCATCACGGTTATCGGTATTCCTTTTGGCATCGCCGCCTTCCGGATCGGTGTCTATGCCCTGTGGCCCTTCGGGTACACGGCGGTCGAGCGCAGGGACGCGGGCGCCGCCTCCTGCATCGGCAACGTGCTGTGGCTGGTCCTCGCGGGCTGGTGGCTGGCCATCGGCCACATCGTCACCGGCCTCGCCCTGTGCGTGACGATCATCGGCATCCCGCTCGGCATCGCCAACTTCAAGCTGATCCCTGTTTCGTTGCTCCCGATGGGCCGCGAGATCGTACGCACCGACCAGCCGTTCGCGTCCCGCTAG
- a CDS encoding DUF4328 domain-containing protein, with amino-acid sequence MSDTSQNTFDPPPATTGHLPPYVAPFRSPRGLATALTALFSLTIGVDLLAAVFDVNMWRLMDEILGGGSVEDADLTRADYLQAVGGVLQVTLLVATAVVFVIWFYRVRRNADFFALDSCEMKSGWAIGAWFIPIGNLWLPRKVAGEVWNASTDWDSEARRTSRTPMNVWWALFVATWLVDRVAGSAYEDAASAAKLKQAAGMMMFSDVLDAVAAVFALLFVRKLTRMQLDKATARQEQILPQTQP; translated from the coding sequence ATGTCCGACACTTCGCAGAACACATTCGATCCGCCTCCGGCGACCACCGGACACCTTCCGCCGTACGTCGCGCCGTTCCGATCGCCGAGGGGTCTCGCGACGGCGCTCACCGCACTCTTCAGCCTCACTATCGGGGTGGACCTGCTCGCCGCTGTCTTCGACGTCAATATGTGGCGGCTGATGGACGAGATACTGGGCGGCGGGTCCGTCGAGGACGCCGATCTGACGCGGGCCGACTACCTCCAGGCTGTGGGAGGCGTGCTGCAAGTGACGCTCCTGGTGGCGACGGCTGTGGTCTTCGTCATCTGGTTCTACCGGGTGCGCAGGAACGCCGACTTCTTCGCGCTCGACTCCTGCGAGATGAAGAGCGGCTGGGCCATCGGCGCCTGGTTCATACCGATCGGCAACCTATGGTTGCCGCGCAAGGTCGCGGGCGAGGTGTGGAACGCCAGCACTGACTGGGACTCCGAGGCGCGCCGCACGTCCCGCACCCCGATGAACGTCTGGTGGGCGTTGTTCGTGGCGACATGGTTGGTCGACCGGGTCGCAGGCTCGGCCTATGAGGACGCCGCCAGCGCGGCGAAGTTGAAGCAGGCCGCGGGAATGATGATGTTCTCCGACGTCCTCGACGCGGTGGCAGCAGTCTTCGCGCTCCTCTTCGTACGGAAGCTGACCCGCATGCAACTCGACAAGGCGACCGCGCGCCAAGAGCAGATCCTGCCGCAGACCCAACCGTAG
- a CDS encoding YajQ family cyclic di-GMP-binding protein: protein MADSSFDIVSKVERQEVDNALNQTAKEISQRYDFKGVGASISWSGEKILLEANSEDRVKAVLDVFQSKLIKRGISLKSLDAGEPQLSGKEYKLFASIQEGITQENAKKVAKLIRDEGPKGVKAQVQGEELRVSSKSRDDLQAVISLLKGQDFDFDLQFVNYR from the coding sequence ATGGCCGACTCCAGTTTCGACATCGTCTCGAAGGTCGAGCGGCAGGAGGTCGACAACGCCCTCAACCAGACCGCCAAGGAGATCTCACAGCGCTACGACTTCAAGGGCGTGGGTGCCTCGATCTCGTGGTCCGGGGAGAAGATTCTTCTGGAGGCGAACTCCGAGGACCGGGTGAAGGCTGTCCTCGACGTCTTCCAGTCCAAGCTGATCAAGCGGGGTATCTCGCTGAAGTCCCTGGACGCCGGTGAGCCGCAGCTCTCCGGCAAGGAGTACAAGCTCTTCGCGTCGATCCAGGAGGGCATCACCCAGGAGAACGCGAAGAAGGTGGCGAAGCTCATCCGGGACGAGGGCCCCAAGGGTGTGAAGGCTCAGGTGCAGGGCGAGGAACTCCGGGTCTCCTCCAAGAGCCGTGACGACCTTCAGGCCGTCATCTCCCTGCTCAAGGGCCAGGACTTCGACTTCGACCTGCAGTTCGTGAACTACCGCTAG
- a CDS encoding APC family permease: MTARSGPGLRRTLGVGDAVVIGLGSMVGAGIFAALAPAARAAGSGLLLGLAAAAVVAYCNATSSARLAALYPESGGTYVYGRERLGEFWGYLAGWAFVVGKTASCAAMALTVGAYLWPGQAHAVAVAAVVALTAVNYGGVRKSAWLTRVIVAVVLAVLASVVVVCLASGQADAGRLSFAAPGGAGGVLQAAGLLFFAFAGYARIATLGEEVRDPARTVRRAIPLALGIALVVYVAVAVAVLSVLGVQELGDSGAPLADAVRSAGVPELTPVVRVGAAAAALGSLLALILGVSRTVLAMARDRHLPGSLSAVHPRFRVPHRAEAAVGVVVAVLAATVDVRGAIGFSSFGVLVYYAVANASAWTLRPGPAARVLPAAGLAGCLVLAFSLPGMSVALGTGVLTVGTAAYTVRRWRAAVR; this comes from the coding sequence ATGACAGCCCGTTCCGGTCCCGGACTGCGTCGCACGCTCGGCGTGGGGGACGCCGTCGTCATCGGTCTCGGCTCCATGGTGGGGGCCGGGATCTTCGCCGCTCTGGCACCCGCGGCGCGGGCGGCCGGCTCCGGGCTGCTCCTCGGGCTCGCGGCTGCCGCCGTGGTCGCCTACTGCAACGCCACGTCGTCGGCACGCCTGGCCGCGCTGTACCCCGAATCGGGCGGCACCTATGTCTACGGGCGGGAGCGGCTCGGGGAGTTCTGGGGGTACCTCGCGGGCTGGGCGTTCGTGGTCGGGAAGACCGCCTCCTGCGCGGCGATGGCACTCACCGTCGGGGCGTACCTCTGGCCGGGGCAGGCCCACGCCGTGGCGGTCGCCGCCGTCGTGGCGCTGACCGCGGTGAACTACGGCGGTGTGCGGAAGTCCGCGTGGCTGACGCGGGTGATCGTGGCCGTTGTCCTTGCTGTTCTCGCTTCCGTGGTGGTCGTGTGCCTGGCCTCGGGGCAGGCCGATGCCGGGCGCCTCTCCTTCGCGGCGCCGGGCGGCGCGGGCGGTGTGCTCCAGGCCGCCGGTCTGCTGTTCTTCGCCTTCGCCGGGTACGCGCGGATCGCGACCCTCGGCGAGGAGGTACGGGATCCGGCGCGCACCGTCCGGCGCGCGATCCCGCTGGCGCTGGGCATCGCACTGGTCGTGTACGTGGCTGTCGCGGTCGCCGTCCTTTCGGTTCTGGGGGTCCAGGAGCTGGGTGACTCGGGCGCGCCGCTGGCCGACGCGGTGCGGTCGGCCGGGGTTCCGGAACTGACGCCGGTGGTACGGGTGGGTGCGGCCGCGGCCGCACTGGGGTCGCTGCTCGCCCTGATCCTGGGTGTCTCGCGGACGGTGCTGGCCATGGCCCGGGACCGGCATCTGCCGGGTTCCCTGTCCGCCGTCCACCCCCGTTTCCGGGTGCCGCACCGGGCGGAGGCGGCCGTGGGAGTGGTGGTCGCCGTCCTGGCCGCCACGGTGGACGTACGGGGCGCGATCGGGTTCTCCTCCTTCGGGGTGCTGGTGTACTACGCGGTGGCCAACGCGTCGGCCTGGACGCTTCGGCCGGGGCCGGCGGCGCGGGTACTGCCGGCGGCCGGGCTCGCCGGGTGCCTGGTCCTGGCGTTCTCGCTGCCGGGGATGTCCGTGGCTCTCGGCACGGGAGTGCTGACGGTGGGTACGGCCGCCTACACGGTGCGGCGGTGGAGGGCCGCCGTACGGTAG
- a CDS encoding NAD(P)H-binding protein: MRIVIAGGHGQIALRLERLLVARGDEVAGIIRKPEQSDTLRQLGAEPVVLDLESASVADVAEQLRGADAAVFAAGAGPGSGAARKETVDKAAAVLFADAAVRAGVRRFVVVSSMGADPTHQGDEIFDVYQRAKGEADAYVRGLGSLEWTILRPGMLTDDAGTGLVHLEAHTGRGPIPRDDVAAVLAELVEGSSTAGLTLELISGSVPIPVAVKAVAGE, encoded by the coding sequence ATGCGCATTGTCATCGCTGGTGGTCATGGTCAGATCGCGCTGCGGCTGGAGCGGTTGCTCGTCGCGCGCGGAGACGAAGTGGCGGGCATCATCCGCAAGCCCGAACAGTCCGACACCCTGCGGCAATTGGGCGCCGAGCCGGTCGTACTCGACCTGGAGTCGGCGTCGGTGGCGGACGTCGCGGAGCAACTCCGGGGCGCGGACGCCGCGGTGTTCGCCGCAGGCGCCGGCCCGGGGAGCGGCGCGGCACGCAAGGAGACGGTGGACAAGGCCGCGGCGGTCCTCTTCGCCGACGCCGCGGTCCGCGCCGGCGTGCGGCGCTTCGTGGTCGTTTCGTCGATGGGCGCGGACCCGACCCATCAGGGCGACGAGATCTTCGACGTGTACCAGCGCGCCAAGGGCGAGGCCGACGCGTACGTCCGCGGCCTGGGCAGCCTCGAATGGACGATCCTGCGCCCCGGCATGCTCACCGACGACGCCGGCACCGGCCTGGTCCACCTGGAGGCCCACACCGGCCGCGGCCCGATCCCCCGCGACGATGTGGCCGCCGTCCTGGCCGAGCTGGTGGAGGGCTCCTCGACGGCCGGCCTGACCCTGGAACTGATCAGCGGCTCCGTGCCGATCCCGGTGGCGGTGAAGGCGGTGGCGGGCGAGTGA
- a CDS encoding GlsB/YeaQ/YmgE family stress response membrane protein translates to MTIISWIILGLLAGAIAKFLLPGRDPGGFIGTTLIGVAGAFIGGWVSARWLDHPITRDFYDGATWAAAIGGSLVLLIAYRLLFGHSRD, encoded by the coding sequence ATGACGATCATCAGCTGGATCATTCTGGGGCTGCTGGCCGGAGCGATCGCGAAGTTCCTGCTGCCGGGCCGCGACCCGGGCGGCTTCATCGGGACGACTCTCATCGGCGTCGCCGGAGCGTTCATCGGCGGCTGGGTCTCGGCCCGTTGGCTGGACCACCCGATCACCAGGGACTTCTACGACGGTGCCACCTGGGCCGCCGCGATAGGGGGCTCCCTGGTCCTCCTGATTGCCTACCGACTCCTCTTCGGACACTCACGCGACTGA